The Candidatus Endomicrobium procryptotermitis genomic sequence AGCTCGCGTAAATCCGCGCGCTGTCGATGTCGTAGTCAAATACAATCTTTGCCGCTTTTTTTGCTTTTCTCTTTAATGCTGTATCCGCAAACGGAGAGCCGCCAAGCAAATAAGTTTTCATGATATAGATTATCGCAGCATTTAAGTTGCACGGTTCTTTTTTAAAAAACAACTTTAAAAGAAGCTCCAAACGTCCTGATGTGTCTAACTCTTCATCATCATGAGCTTTAATAAAAATCAAAACCCGACGATAATCAGTCAGAAGCTCCACTCGCTCTCCCGCTATATCAACATATTTCGGCGGCTTATCCGTTAACAGATTCATTTCGCTATCTCCAGATACTTTTGAATCGTTTTCGCGCGTCTGTTCAGTATTCGGGCTTTGCACGCGTCCATAAAC encodes the following:
- a CDS encoding bacteriophage Gp15 family protein — encoded protein: MNLLTDKPPKYVDIAGERVELLTDYRRVLIFIKAHDDEELDTSGRLELLLKLFFKKEPCNLNAAIIYIMKTYLLGGSPFADTALKRKAKKAAKIVFDYDIDSARIYASFWQQYRIDLTKAKLHWYVFKALFEGLNEQTTFRQIVNFRQMRKKDVPKEMRQEYADALEELKIPLAHGPRRSAKEIEAELIERASHVRK